A region of Myxococcus stipitatus DSM 14675 DNA encodes the following proteins:
- a CDS encoding IS5 family transposase, translating to MLRAQPPEEAKRGPHEPVDHALGRSRGGFSTKLHLTCERHRHVLSIALTAGQASDLVGVFPALEGVRVQGRRGRPRQRPRVLVGDKGYSFGPVRRWARAHHVRAVLPSRSDQPRVNARCRARFDPDLYRQRNVIERAVGHLKDKRAIGTRYDKLAVNYLAMVQVALIYSYLRHLHPSDRA from the coding sequence GTGCTTCGCGCGCAGCCGCCGGAGGAGGCCAAAAGGGGGCCACACGAGCCCGTGGACCACGCCTTGGGACGCTCCCGAGGGGGCTTTTCCACCAAGCTCCACCTCACCTGCGAGCGACACCGCCACGTCCTCTCCATTGCACTGACTGCGGGGCAGGCCAGCGACCTGGTGGGTGTCTTTCCCGCCCTGGAAGGCGTCCGCGTCCAAGGGCGCAGGGGACGTCCACGCCAGCGCCCGCGTGTCCTGGTAGGCGACAAGGGATACAGCTTCGGCCCTGTGCGTCGGTGGGCGAGGGCCCACCATGTGCGTGCAGTCCTGCCCTCCCGCTCGGACCAGCCTCGCGTCAATGCAAGGTGCCGTGCGCGATTCGACCCGGACCTCTACCGCCAGCGCAACGTCATCGAGCGCGCGGTCGGGCACCTCAAGGACAAGCGTGCCATTGGCACTCGATACGACAAGCTCGCCGTCAACTACCTCGCCATGGTGCAGGTGGCGCTCATCTACTCCTACTTGCGCCACCTGCATCCCTCAGACAGGGCCTAG